A stretch of the Nicotiana tabacum cultivar K326 chromosome 6, ASM71507v2, whole genome shotgun sequence genome encodes the following:
- the LOC142181683 gene encoding secreted RxLR effector protein 161-like has protein sequence MGMLNSVKQWLSTHFDMKDLGEAAHILGIKLLRDHKKRILGLSQGLYIDTILSRFSMHDSKKGFLPFRHGISLSKDQSPKTDEEIEKMKAVPYASAVGSLMYAMLCTRPDICFVVGVVSRFQSNPGKEHWTTVKHIIKYLKRTRDYMLIYHSDDLVLIGYTDSDFQSDRDSRKSTSGNVFTLGGGAISWRSIKKTCVADSTMEAEYVAASKRQFGSVTS, from the coding sequence ATGGGCATGTTGAATTCAGTTAAGCAGTGGTTGTCCACacattttgatatgaaagatttgggagaagCGGCTCATATCCTTGGGATCAAACTATTGCGAGATCACAAGAAAAGGATATTAGGCTTGTCCCAAGGTCTTTATATTGATACAATACTCTCCAGGTTTAGCATGCATGATTCCAAGAAAGGATTTCTTCCTTTCAGACATGGAATTTCTCTATCTAAAGATCAGTCTCCTAAGACTGATGAAGAGATAGAAAAGATGAAAGCGGTCCCTTATGCATCAGCTGTGGGGAGCCTCATGTATGCTATGTTATGCACTAGGCCTGATATCTGCTTTGTCGTTGGCGTTGTTAGCAGATTTCAGTCTAATCCTGGGAAAGAGCATTGGACGACGGTTAAACATATAATCAAGTACCTGAAAAGGACTAGGGATTACATGTTGATCTACCATTCGGATGACCTGGTGCTTATTGGGTATACTGATTCAGATTTCCAATCAGACAGAGATTCTAGAAAGTCTACCTCAGGTAATGTGTTTACTCTTGGAGGTGGAGCCATAAGTTGGAGGAGTATCAAGAAAACTTGTGTTGCTGATTCCACCATGGAAGCCGAATATGTGGCAGCCTCAAAGAGGCAGTTTGGCTCAGTAACTTCCTGA
- the LOC107788456 gene encoding MATH domain and coiled-coil domain-containing protein At2g01790-like yields the protein MEKTGAIVSSHKVTVEIRDASPSHYLMKFESFYKLSENDIDMYESNEFEAWGYKWKLIIYPKGDDNIEGNDYISVYLAIANDSSLPAGWEANAVFSFFLFNQLCDNYLVIRDTYRLTFFYFTFVFFPFPFDRYRAFSGTSMFEIFPSELGRQVWRFHKVNCKWGFSKLISHKALKEQSNGYLVDDSIIIGAEVFVVKSQGVGECVSMLEDIETNKHEWKIYEFSKLGESCLSKEFTVGDYKWKILLYPNGVCCQRTKESLSILHQLMLRDLVAGKGLRQNTPFLSKTRLMVNITTKVISIYF from the exons ATGGAGAAAACTGGGGCAATAGTGAGTTCTCACA AAGTTACAGTGGAAATTAGGGATGCATCCCCATCACactacttgatgaagtttgaatCTTTTTACAAACTATCAGAGAATGATATTGACATGTATGAATCAAATGAATTTGAAGCCTGGGGCTATAAATG GAAGTTGATCATCTATCCCAAAGGGGATGACAACATAGAGGGAAACGATTACATCTCCGTCTACTTGGCCATTGCGAATGACAGCTCCTTACCTGCTGGTTGGGAGGCTAATGCTGTGTTTAGCTTCTTTCTGTTTAATCAACTTTGTGACAACTATCTTGTTATACGTGATACATATCGGCTTACCTTCTTCTACTTTACATtcgttttttttccttttccttttgatCGATATAGAGCATTCTCTGGAACTTCTATGTTCGAAATTTTTCCATCTGAACTCGGAC GTCAAGTGTGGCGATTTCACAAGGTCAATTGCAAATGGGGTTTCTCCAAGCTTATCTCTCACAAAGCACTGAAAGAGCAGTCCAATGGATACCTTGTCGATGACAGTATCATTATCGGAGCTGAGGTATTCGTCGTCAAGAGCCAAGGAGTTGGTGAATGTGTGTCGATGTTGGAAGACATCGAGACTAATAAGCATGAATGGAAGATCTATGAGTTTTCAAAATTAGGGGAGTCTTGTTTGTCTAAAGAGTTTACTGTTGGGGATTACAAATG GAAAATTCTGCTTTATCCTAACGGTGTTTGTTGTCAAAGGACCAAAGAATCTCTATCTATCTTACATCAGTTGATGCTGAGGGATTTGGTTGCCGGAAAAGGGTTAAGGCAAAATACACCCTTTCTGTCAAAGACCAGATTAATGGTGAACATCACGACGAAG GTTATATCTATCTATTTCTGA
- the LOC107788457 gene encoding elongation factor 1-gamma 2, translating into MALVLHSTNNNKNASKALIAAEYTGVKVELAKNFEMGVSNKTPEFIKMNPIGKVPVLETPDGPVFESNAIARYVTKLKPDNPLFGSSLIQYAQIEQWNDFSATEIDANIARWLYPRLGYGPYIPPAEEAAVAALKRALDALNTHLASNTYLVGESITLADIIMGCNLSIGFGMIMTKSFTKEFPHVERYFWTVVNQPNFCKILGEVKQAESIPAPPSKKPAPAKEPSKPKAKEEPKKEVKKEEPKFEEEEEAPKPKAKNPLDLLPPSKMILDEWKRLYSNTKTNFREVAIKGFWDMYDPEGYSLWFCDYKYQDENTVSFVTLNKVGGFLQRMDLARKYAFGKMLVIGSEAPYKVKGLWLFRGKEIPKFVMDECYDMELYEWKEVDINDEAQKERVNQMIEDYEPFEGESLLDAKCFK; encoded by the exons ATGGCTCTG GTTTTGCACTCgacaaataacaacaaaaatgCCTCAAAGGCACTCATTGCTGCTGAGTACACAGGTGTAAAGGTTGAACTTGCAAAGAATTTCGAGATGGGTGTATCAAACAAGACACCTGAGTTTATCAAGATGAATCCAATTGGGAAG GTTCCTGTGCTTGAAACACCTGATGGCCCTGTTTTCGAGAGCAATGCTATTGCACGCTATG TAACTAAATTGAAGCCTGACAATCCTCTCTTTGGCTCTTCGTTGATCCAATAT GCTCAAATCGAGCAATGGAATGATTTTTCTGCCACTGAAATTGATGCAAACATTGCGCGATGGCTGTACCCACGCCTTGGCTATGGTCCATACATTCCTCCA GCTGAGGAAGCTGCAGTAGCTGCATTAAAGAGAGCTCTTGATGCTTTGAACACCCATCTTGCATCTAACACGTACTTGGTTGGAGAGTCAATCACATTGGCCGACATTATAATGGGCTGCAACTTGAGTATTGGTTTTGGTATGATAATGACTAAAAGCTTTACCAAGGAATTCCCACATGTAGAGAGATACTTCTGGACTGTGGTTAATCAGCCAAATTTCTGCAAGATATTGGGTGAGGTGAAACAAGCTGAATCTATCCCAGCGCCCCCATCCAAGAAGCCTGCACCGGCGAAGGAACCTTCAAAACCCAAAGCAAAGGAGGAGCCAAAGAAAGAGGTTAAGAAGGAAGAACCAAAGTTTGAAGAGGAGGAAGAGGCACCCAAGCCTAAGGCAAAGAATCCTCTTGATCTATTGCCTCCAAGTAAGATGATTCTGGATGAGTGGAAGAGGCTTTACTCCAACACCAAGACCAACTTCCGCGAGGTTGCCATTAAAG GTTTCTGGGACATGTATGATCCCGAAGGATATTCTCTCTGGTTCTGTGATTACAAGTACCAGGATGAGAACACTGTTTCCTTTGTAACCTTGAACAAGGTTGGTGGTTTTCTGCAGAGAATGGATCTGGCACGCAAGTATGCTTTTGGTAAGATGTTGGTAATTGGTTCTGAGGCCCCATATAAGGTGAAGGGCTTGTGGCTTTTCCGTGGAAAAGAAATTCCCAAGTTTGTTATGGATGAATGCTATGACATGGAGCTCTATGAATGGAAGGAAGTAGACATCAACGATGAAGCACAGAAGGAGCGTGTCAACCAAATGATTGAGGATTACGAGCCCTTTGAGGGAGAGTCTCTGTTGGATGCTAAGTGCTTCAAGTAA